The sequence TTCCTACAATTAACCAACAAACTATttaatttaaacatgtttaatgtcTTATTAAAGCAGAGTTTCTGCTGTAAATATCAAAGGATCAAACGTGACATTGAATTCTGGATGAAACCAACCGGGCTTATTTTAGGGGTGATACTGTCACAACAAAATAGCTACCACCTGCAAATATAGtctttacttctttttttttttacaattaatgCAGCATGTATttactaaaacaaaacaaaacaaaaaataaaaacagaaaccgCAAAAAGTATTAAGAATTATGCAACTTTAACTCTAGCACACTTTCCCCCGAATGGACTACTCTTTTTTTTGCAGAGCATTGTGGGTAGAGGCAAGACTACTTCATGTTCTTCTCTAATCCTCGTAAACTCTGTGCTAGACATAAAATAAATTACGTGGGATACAGAGACTTTAATCGGGAAAAACTATTTTAAAGAATAAAACTCTCAATAAATATGCAATCTTTCTTTTGCTTTCTGGTGCTGTAAACACGTTTAATCACAATCGATATTTCATTTCCAAGTCTTCCACATACACGAATGCAGCACAATAAAATGGCTGCGCCGTGTAGAGGAATGGTGTGTCGCCGCCTTCGACAGCTTATGCACGTTTTTTGGAGAACAGCCACAGAAAATGTGGCTTTTCGTCCGTTGTCCAGCACCTCGAGTTGTCAGTCTACTTCACATACCCAAAGTGTAAAGCAGAGAACGGGTTCGCCTTGGAGTTTGATGGCTGCGGTTTGTTTGCAGAGACTTCCGGTGATTTCAGCAGAATTAAATGATGTGGAGGAGCGTTTTAATCGTCTAATGCGCCAGGTTAGTGTCCATCAATAAGAGTCCATGCATCATCAGGTTGGTGTCTCACAAAATGAGTCCATGCATCAGGTTAGTGTCTAACAAAGAGTCGATGCATCATCAGGTTGGTGTCTAACAAAAAAAAGTCAATGCATCAGGTTCCTGTCCAGCAAAAAGAGTTATATTTCATccttcctgaccgccagaggcgGTACATAAAGCACTGAATGGTCATCTCCATGCGAACGCAGGTGGagaatagatagatagctttatttATCAGTGTCATGACAACGGGATTTGCACACTCACATACCACAGACAAaccgcaattaatccacagttattacttgttcaccgtaataatggcacacatcagaaattaagacaatacatatacatttgacattgttatgtGCACTAAAACTTGAACAGTCCGTTTTCCCAATTGATTGCTTCAGAAGTCTGTCTGTTACCATGGATATTGTCTATGTGGGTTGAGATATGAAGAGCCGAATATCTCACCAAGGCCACATTCCTCAGGAgaaaaaacagtgggcaatttgaccttgattATGGCTCATAACAGTGAAAAATACTTTTCGAAGCTTCACTCGAAACCAAAACCAATTGTGAATtaggaatattcccaattatgggAATATtggctggctcagaattttctgcaccttaatgaagccaaaacagagtgtattctgtttggagctaaaactaactctgatccagatcttggctccctggctccttatcgtagggctgtggtaaggaaccttggtgtgcggtttgacgactgtttaaaatttgagaaacaaattgacagtgtggtaagagccagttttttccagctgagactcctggcaaaagtcaaaccctttctaagccaaaaggaccttgaaaaggctatgcatgcttttatcagctcccggattgactattgcaatgcactttatgttggtatcactcaaggctctctaaaccaactccaactggtccagaatgctgctgctcgcctgttgaccaataccaggaagcacagccacatcactcctgtactttactccctgcactggcttccagtccgttttagagttgattttaaactgttaatgtttgtttttaaagctgtaaatggcattgcaccttcttatttatgtgacctgttaaaaacacacaaccctgtcagagcacttcggtctgctgaccaaaactttcttgaggttcccaggtccaggtccaaacaatggggtgagcGTTCTTTTgcagcaggtcctaagttgtggaatgcattacctcctgaactgaggtccattaatagcttgcctctgtttaaagctaagttaaaacatacttgttcagggcagctttttgcacataattgctttgacacttttttgtctatttttattctattttggatgctcttattgtgttttattgtgtttttcgtacttttctttttattttatctctagctggtgctattggaaagcactttggttcagtgaaaactgttgtaaagtgctatagaaataaaacttgattgattgattgattgattcccaattatgaattaagaatattcgccggcctccgaaaccttcagcttcaactgcaaggcacacatcagctccagggtgtcatccactttgcgtctgagttcagtagtcatcgcagtctgagaatgcactgccttgccaacctcgttactCATGACAGCCaaacgagggcccgtggttcttgatgctgccgtcttgccaattttctggtagatcagggcagcacataaaccaaaaaGTGCCAGCCccactaccatgagaccaaagatgaataaatcctcgacgtcctccacggagaaaggcaccaagcatgcaacatgccaagacccccaggagtcgaggacatagcccgcaggatacgttccatctgggcaggtaggatcccccggtcctgaccttgtagaaaaaatggtgtcagtagcgttcagagaccagttgatcaattccatggttaatccaatagcagtccaatagatccagaatccaatatagttttgaggaattcaccgtctggtgagtagggacttgaaggttaaaggcagaggcactcttaaggctatgaaactgggctattagtaaaaaaaaagtagaaaagggggtgttcacaataatagtagtgtggcattcagtcagtgagttcatcagttttgtggaacaaacaaggtgtgagtcaggtgtcccctatttaaggatgaagctagcacctgttgaacatgctattctctttgaaagcctgaggaaaaaatgggacgttcaagacactgttagCGTAgtttagcccaatttcatagccttaagagtgttcatatcatgaatgcttggttttgttggatttgtgagactctactgaatctactggtaccttgtttcccatgtaacaataagaaatatactcaaaacctgcattaatctttttagtcacatagcactactgttattctgaatactactgtatataCCGCCCTGCAGTGAATAGAAAAGGATTTTATGTACACGTGGGATAAATGGTATGTAGAATCCACCACTTCCTGCAGGTTTCTGTGGTCTGTAAGAGGAGCTTATAGCGCCATCATGCTGCACTGCATGGCATCAGTAACATCTACCCAAAACTTCAATGCTGTTTACCCACGGTGAAACATGTACAGCGCCTCTATAATGACACACATCCTTGTGTTTAAACCAAGATATTGAAGCAGGGgatttttgtttaaattatccTCTGAAATAAGAACATGAAGgaatttaattttttgtttttgcctttaGTAAAGCCATTGTTTAATAACAACTCATTAAAGAATAATCTGCATCAAAATATGCACAGCAACTTCTCTTAAGATATCAAACAACCGAGGTTGAACCATGTAACTGTTTAGATATAATAATACTAATATCAGGAGAACACTCAGTGCCAGTTTCTTATTTTTCAGTGTTGTGGTTTTTTCCACATATATATTAATTGCCATCACAAGAAAACAGTATTTCCTCCAGAGCTCTGAGGGAGTTACTGATAAATGCTTTGGTCATAAAGTAAGACACTTAAAGTGGGGAAATGTGAATAATTGGGCagagcagtctcgtttgagggcgggcacgaAACGGGTAAAATATGAGGTTATTTCTCTACTTCGGaggacagaaacacggcacttttcTCTGAggttttttgggcaaattacacgtaaacaaagtgaaaattcaaagagacaatgcggtggaaagtggacatgtattgcggtttgtttatgacctggagctaaaacgtgtcgaggcagttgtgccggtgagagaacggagctactctggttagctgtgtaagctaacacttaccgacacaacctctcaCATTTGTCTCGTCTTCCCTTCACCActaggaactgaaaaaaaaaacagtagttgtgactgattcagtgattgcagccgaaaataaAACGGTACACCATTTTCCCATATGAAGTGatgttgtgtatatattgtgcaacgggagcagctgtccccataagtggtcaaatcctgtgacaTCACACAGGGTTCATACGAGACTGCGCTACCCTACTGTGGTTGATTGAAGATTTGCATCCCTACGTTTTCTACACGTGCTCCTAAAATTTTCAGTGAGTGTCTACAGTtctctgaaaaaacaacaaaaacgttaGTCTGGAGCTCTGAAATGGTGAAGTGAATCACAAATCACTGCTTCAGTGTCTTTTCCGTCGCTAAGGTCGTCAGCCAATAACTGCCAATAACCGAAATCCCAACACATTTCCCAGAATGCATTTCCCCTTTCCCATGTGTATTTCAGTCCATTTGGCAGTGCTGACAGTGATGAAACCTTGCTGCCGTTGCCCTGTTGTTAGGAGTCTGATTGTGTCTCTTGGACAGATTCCACGCAGTAAATCGTCTTGTCTTCAGACGATGACATGATGTTTTCAGCCCTTATGGTCCTATCTGATGTTTGTCTGATATAATCCCTGACTGGATGATGTCACAGTTTCCAGTTAGAACAGATCTGTGAGGAGCCGTGTGATTGATTTCAGATGGAACTGGAAAAGAGCACGCTGTCTGACCATGAGCTGCGGGTGCTGCAGGATGCAGAGAGAGTGAGCCGTGAGCAGTCGGGCAACTATGGTGACGAGGATGACAACCGGGAGATTATACTGGCTCAGGACCTGGAAGACTCCTGGGATCAGAAGCTGAAGGACTTCCATCCagcaccaagaaccagaggtttgTACTTGTTTTTCTTTCAAACTCTATGAATGTAAAGAAGAGGTAGCAGTTCCAGGTCCGCTGGGACGTCTGTACCTGTAGTGTTCCCAGCATGGCTGTGACACTGCAGCTGACAGTCTGCTGTCTTGTTCAGCTGATGTAGATGAGGATCGGACTTCTGTGGAACGCTGTCTAGCCGACTCCTTGGTTCTTGTGGCGGAGCAGCAGCTCGGTCCAGGGAAGCTGTGGCTGCTGCCTCAGGCGCAGTGGCAGGAAGGAGAAACCCTGCGGCAGACGGCTGAGAGAGCGCTCGCCTCCATTTCAGGTGACACGGCGGTCATTATTCACGCCAAGCTGTAGTTTAGATTCCCTAGAAATACCCTTCGCTTTGAAGGTTTTCATCAACTCGTGTCGAGTAAATCAGCATGCAGTCACTTGAGCCGTGCCCCTGAGCGCATGCTGTGCTGATCCGCTCCTGCACACTGGTCAATGTTGAATTTGGTTTAAGTTTGACCATGGGGGACTGTGACAAATTTCTGTTAGTCACAGCGAGGTGTCCAGCCCAACAGCAAACTGAAGCTGACAATGTCAGAGAGTAAAATGACACACGGTGCAGaagaaaaaactcaaaaaataCACATTCAGCATTTAGTTCTTCATCTCAAGTTGGTTTGAACCATTCATGTTTTAATTTGGAGGGGAAAAAACCATCACAAATTTAGAGGTTTCTCTGAATAGTTATTTTTATATTCTGttatttagggctgcagctattgatttatTTTAGTAATCACGTATTCTATCgatattattctggcgattaatcggataaaaagtacttttgcgttttaaaacaaacagtccagggctctccctaagcaatggcacaaggtCGCTGCGTCATCATGGAGATTGCCAAATTTAGTCtgcccctttctgttttcctgggtaattattttttcacatcaataCAAGTTTTGGATTTTTCCCGGCTCAGCCAAAgatgggccaaagtcttgacattttgctgaaatagtgatgggatgtggctttgtttttttttttgttgttgttttccccagcttgtaaaatttaaccatttttaagttttttttttttttttttttaaggctggtggactgggtccctacgggaattttttttatccctctttctctgcaattcagcagatgcatttcagctggaggttgaacgtgGAAGCCctgcaatcaggtttttttttattatttttttttatttaagtgaccgtgtttgtgaagcattgtgtgtttcccaaaaaaagcaaaaattaaaaagcaaaacattcAGTGTGAGTTGGAGCAAAACACACAAGAAAGAGTGGTGTTCTGCCgggaggatcttctttcagaaactgtttgtcagtgtgtctgGAGACGGATCTGTGACTCGCCCTGTGCTGAGCCGCTCGCTCTGGGCACAGAGAGACGGCAGCCGGCCGCCGGgcgaatagccactccccacgtaAAGCGGAGAACCGGCAGCAGACGAAactgtgcttaaaaaaaaaaaaagacaaacacactgcttcgcttttaatgcacagtaagctatttcagatgatcagcgtggaccgtctttctcctaaaagactttatttcactctgtgtcgcgctggaaagctgtagcttttgtgctatttgattagcgcttacgcGGCCTGTGCACACGTCTGCGCATGTTCTATtcttcttgtgtgtgtgtttttctggggacgttacagcgccacacacaggcctggcatatgtactacagcggtaaacgaagcttcaaggcacagaatt comes from Thalassophryne amazonica chromosome 2, fThaAma1.1, whole genome shotgun sequence and encodes:
- the mrpl46 gene encoding 39S ribosomal protein L46, mitochondrial, yielding MQHNKMAAPCRGMVCRRLRQLMHVFWRTATENVAFRPLSSTSSCQSTSHTQSVKQRTGSPWSLMAAVCLQRLPVISAELNDVEERFNRLMRQMELEKSTLSDHELRVLQDAERVSREQSGNYGDEDDNREIILAQDLEDSWDQKLKDFHPAPRTRADVDEDRTSVERCLADSLVLVAEQQLGPGKLWLLPQAQWQEGETLRQTAERALASISDADFKATFLGSAPCGVYKYKLPQAVRTESSAGVKVFFFKAIVSDGGPSAAPNAASLWLKKSELEHYLKPEYLKKVKPFIISV